In Nasonia vitripennis strain AsymCx chromosome 2, Nvit_psr_1.1, whole genome shotgun sequence, a genomic segment contains:
- the LOC100119816 gene encoding probable Ras GTPase-activating protein isoform X14 produces MSTTCCLVPYFRRSRRRRRRRRLVAKLTRILAKLRLVPMRRRRMCVEPKDQPQSESSDRVVSAIIGYFTARNFFSKRSFRSNPLKRTKSVTKLERQKQRGVGLGSGAGLRGCRSHESLLCGQAVTSMDLAAVTPLHPSLLNRPHCFQVTPSNGGPKYFSCRTAHEREQWMHSLRKSVQPEAEQTRRTDNSLQIWLLEAKGVPAKKRYFCEVCLDSTLYARTTAKLKADLCFWGERFDFHHLPAVNTIQVNLYREADRKKKRDKNVLIGSVNIPVNNVTSRYLTEKWYPVVGDKGPLKEPPALRVKCRFQSVDILPVQVYSEFLEYLKTDYAALCEKLEPVIGVKAKEDIATALVAVMQREKRAPQFLADLVMMDIHRIDDERLTFRGNSLATKAMEAYLKLTGDRYLQETLGPVVRGAVEGGDCEVDPLKVASVAALHKQQQNLRAAVELAWSRILASHSHFPVELRECFRIFRERLKEMGREDMADNLISASIFLRFLCPAILSPSLFNITHEYPNEKAARNLTLVAKTLQTLANFTRFQGKENFMEFMNDVLEREAPSMKTFLQLISSSKETQNNLMEYDGYIDLGKQLSLLHALLRESVATTSSNSPSSPPSRLPEILDRISQALDQPGPSPVPSTLRYPNLQNNIFRYNDPTIANSNTNLSISATSTLSSNHSTLNGTIGDSTEIIQSNTLGHNANNGTRSPNVVRAATLPRNAYMPTNGKLQLQINNDDYPLESSAFVSRSPTPISRQQHLHQRATAFAANNRSGPGYRLVTSASLANVNHCQTNASHPTSPTRSESHSNLKDSNYNITGSQSNNSTMAQHRHNISRLQNLDIHDRCEDNYNHNNYNVSRSASRNHCCKEENANQTHQQNYNNVSKTTINANNHTGSNITLSINHQPNNNSYHNSKTNGGNNPTGAQLANGNLDEFSDLLRYADDEVSESKSQKGSQISISQLSNVASSGYQSFAAYSQSSSPVDLTSNNANGHILNSAPLAFANPVYHMESNHHGRNGRRGSTSSDEREGSNGGVENVRGVDLSPSPPLQQNARNLQRNGLQSHQWRQNNSAIRPGNNEQSQNNVCCTKLRRRLSLDSTRDLSDTSEEESCATRRSKSRSHRSIDQYEVEIERLQSSVDRLRARLGAAEDADVDGLGPDTKMKSIISRLISVEEELRREQQKMSAALSYKQRVIDAQEQQIAALDAANSRLMSSNTRLLSALSTLRERYHGNNTNNATNVGSNTTKQSNNGNSSASNNNQASDASALLQNIADIGELKSSTC; encoded by the exons ATGAGTACTACTTGCTGCCTAGTCCCTTACTTCCGTCGAAGTCGTCgtagaaggagaagaagaaggctCGTCGCGAAGCTAACGCGAATCTTAGCCAAGCTACGTCTTGTGCCTATGAGAAGGCGGAGGATGTGCGTCGAGCCTAAGGATCAGCCCCAAAGCGAGAGCAGCGATCGGGTCGTCAGTGCCATCATTGGTTATTTCACCGCTAGG AATTTCTTCTCGAAGCGATCGTTCCGATCGAATCCGCTGAAGAGGACGAAGAGCGTGACGAAGCTCGAGCGTCAGAAGCAGCGCGGAGTTGGTTTGGGCAGCGGCGCCGGTCTGCGCGGCTGTCGCTCGCACGAGTCGCTGCTCTGCGGCCAGGCTGTGACCTCGATGGACCTGGCCGCTGTGACACCGCTGCATCCGAGCCTCCTCAACAGGCCGCACTGCTTCCAGGTCACACCCAGCAACGGAGGACCCAAGTACTTTAGCTGCAGGACTGCTCACGAGAGGGAACAGTGGATGCACAG CTTACGCAAATCAGTGCAGCCGGAAGCCGAGCAGACGCGTCGGACGGACAATTCGCTGCAGATCTGGCTGCTCGAGGCTAAGGGCGTGCCGGCGAAGAAGCGCTACTTCTGCGAGGTATGCCTCGACTCGACGCTCTACGCTCGCACGACAGCGAAGCTCAAGGCCGATCTGTGCTTCTGGGGCGAGCGATTCGACTTCCATCACCTGCCGGCCGTCAATACCATCCAGGTGAACCTCTACAGAGAGGCCGACCGTAAGAAGAAGCGGGACAAGAACGTGCTGATCG GCTCAGTGAACATACCCGTGAACAACGTGACGTCGCGTTACCTCACGGAAAAATGGTACCCAGTGGTCGGGGACAAAGGTCCGCTGAAGGAACCTCCGGCACTTCGCGTCAAGTGTCGCTTCCAGTCGGTCGACATATTACCAGTTCAGGTCTACTCGGAGTTCCTCGAGTACCTGAAGACAGACTACGCGGCTCTCTGCGAAAAACTCGAGCCCGTGATCGGCGTCAAGGCCAAAGAGGATATCGCCACCGCACTCGTCGCCGTAATGCAGAGGGAGAAGAGGGCGCCCCAGTTTTTGGCTGATCTCGTTATGATGGACATTCACAGAATCG ACGACGAAAGGCTGACCTTCCGTGGCAACAGTCTGGCGACCAAAGCGATGGAAGCTTACCTGAAGCTGACCGGCGATCGTTATCTGCAAGAGACGCTCGGTCCGGTGGTTCGCGGCGCAGTCGAGGGAGGCGACTGCGAGGTCGACCCCCTGAAGGTAGCCTCCGTCGCAGCACTGCACAAACAACAGCAGAATCTCCGAGCCGCCGTCGAACTCGCCTGGAGCCGAATCCTCGCGAGTCACTCGCATTTCCCCGTCGAGCTGAGGGAGTGCTTCCGCATATTCAGGGAGAGACTTAAGGAGATGGGCCGAGAGGACATGGCCGATAATCTGATTTCGGCCTCGATTTTCCTCAGGTTTTTGTGCCCCGCGATTCTCAGTCCGTCGCTCTTCAACATTACGCACG AGTATCCGAACGAAAAGGCTGCGAGAAATCTGACGCTGGTGGCGAAGACCCTGCAGACTCTGGCGAACTTTACGAGATTCCAGGGAAAGGAGAATTTTATGGAATTCATGAACGACGTCCTGGAACGTGAAGCGCCTTCGATGAAAACCTTTTTGCAATTAATAAGC AGTTCGAAAGAAACGCAAAACAACTTGATGGAGTACGACGGCTACATCGACCTGGGCAAGCAATTATCGCTCCTACACGCGCTTCTCCGCGAGAGCGTCGCAACGACTTCGTCGAACTCTCCCTCATCGCCACCCTCCCGTCTCCCAGAGATCCTCGACAGGATCTCTCAGGCCCTCGATCAACCCGGGCCTTCGCCTGTACCCTCGACTCTACGCTATCCAAACCTCCAGAACAACATTTTTCGCTACAACGACCCGACCATCGCCAACAGCAACACCAACCTCTCGATCTCCGCGACCTCGACTCTCAGCAGCAACCACAGCACTCTGAACGGCACGATCGGCGACAGTACCGAGATCATTCAGAGCAATACACTCGGACACAATGCCAATAACGGCACACGAAGCCCGAATGTGGTTAGGGCTGCGACACTGCCCCGCAACGCTTACATGCCCACCAACGGCAAGCTTCAGCTGCAAATCAACAACGATGACTACCCGCTCGAGTCGTCGGCTTTCGTCTCCAGGTCACCGACGCCCATCAGTCGGCAGCAGCATCTTCATCAGCGAGCCACTGCCTTCGCAGCCAACAATCGCAGTGGACCCGGATACAGGCTGGTCACCAGCGCAAGTTTAGCTAATGTGAATCACTGTCAGACTAACGCTAGCCATCCGACTAGCCCTACGAGGTCCGAGAGTCACAGCAACTTGAAGGACTCGAATTACAACATTACCGGCAGTCAGTCCAACAACAGCACGATGGCCCAACACAGACACAACATCTCCAGGCTGCAGAACCTCGACATTCACGACAGATGCGAGGACAACTACAACCACAATAATTATAACGTGTCGAGGTCTGCGAGCAGGAACCACTGCTGTAAGGAAGAGAACGCCAACCAGACCCATCAGCAGAACTATAACAACGTCTCCAAGACGACGATCAACGCCAATAACCACACCGGCTCGAACATCACTCTGTCGATCAACCACCAACCGAACAACAACAGCTACCACAACTCGAAAACCAACGGCGGCAATAACCCAACCGGAGCACAACTAGCTAACGGTAATCTGGACGAGTTTTCAGACCTGCTGAGGTATGCCGACGACGAGGTGAGCGAGTCCAAATCGCAGAAGGGTTCGCAGATCTCGATCTCGCAGCTGAGCAATGTTGCCTCTTCTGGCTACCAGAGCTTCGCCGCCTACAGCCAGAGCTCTAGCCCCGTAGATCTCACGAGCAATAACGCCAACGGCCACATCCTCAACAGCGCACCTCTAGCCTTCGCCAACCCGGTATATCACATGGAGTCGAACCATCACGGTAGAAACGGCAGGCGAGGAAGCACCAGCTCCGACGAGCGAGAAGGTAGCAATGGTGGTGTAGAGAACGTAAGGGGTGTCGATCTCAGCCCATCGCCACCACTGCAGCAGAACGCGAGGAACCTGCAGAGGAACGGACTACAATCGCACCAGTGGAGACAGAATAACTCGGCAATCAGGCCGGGAAATAATGAACAGAGCCAGAACAACGTGTGCTGCACAAAGCTGAGGAGAAGGCTGTCGCTGGACTCCACGAGAGATCTGTCGGATACCAGTGAGGAAGAGAGCTGCGCCACAAGGAGAAGCAAATCCAGAAGTCATCGAAGTATCGATCAG TACGAGGTCGAAATCGAGAGGTTGCAGAGCAGCGTTGACAGACTGCGTGCCCGGCTGGGCGCCGCCGAGGACGCTGATGTCGACGGCTTGGGGCCCGACACCAAAATGAAGAGCATTATCTCCAG GTTGATATCCGTGGAGGAGGAACTGCGTCGCGAGCAACAAAAGATGTCAGCAGCGCTGTCGTACAAGCAGCGCGTGATCGACGCGCAGGAGCAGCAGATAGCCGCCTTGGACGCGGCCAACTCGCGCCTCATGTCGTCGAATACAAGACTGTTGTCCGCATTAAGCACCCTGAGGGAGCGCTACCACGGTAACAATACCAACAACGCCACCAATGTCGGCAGCAACACCACCAAACAGTCCAACAACGGCAATTCGTCGGCCAGCAACAACAACCAGGCCAGCGATGCCTCGGCGCTTCTTCAGAACATCGCTGACATCGGCGAACTGAAAAGCTCGACCTGCTAA
- the LOC100119816 gene encoding probable Ras GTPase-activating protein isoform X12, with product MSTTCCLVPYFRRSRRRRRRRRLVAKLTRILAKLRLVPMRRRRMCVEPKDQPQSESSDRVVSAIIGYFTARNFFSKRSFRSNPLKRTKSVTKLERQKQRGVGLGSGAGLRGCRSHESLLCGQAVTSMDLAAVTPLHPSLLNRPHCFQVTPSNGGPKYFSCRTAHEREQWMHSLRKSVQPEAEQTRRTDNSLQIWLLEAKGVPAKKRYFCEVCLDSTLYARTTAKLKADLCFWGERFDFHHLPAVNTIQVNLYREADRKKKRDKNVLIGSVNIPVNNVTSRYLTEKWYPVVGDKGPLKEPPALRVKCRFQSVDILPVQVYSEFLEYLKTDYAALCEKLEPVIGVKAKEDIATALVAVMQREKRAPQFLADLVMMDIHRIDDERLTFRGNSLATKAMEAYLKLTGDRYLQETLGPVVRGAVEGGDCEVDPLKVASVAALHKQQQNLRAAVELAWSRILASHSHFPVELRECFRIFRERLKEMGREDMADNLISASIFLRFLCPAILSPSLFNITHEYPNEKAARNLTLVAKTLQTLANFTRFQGKENFMEFMNDVLEREAPSMKTFLQLISSSKETQNNLMEYDGYIDLGKQLSLLHALLRESVATTSSNSPSSPPSRLPEILDRISQALDQPGPSPVPSTLRYPNLQNNIFRYNDPTIANSNTNLSISATSTLSSNHSTLNGTIGDSTEIIQSNTLGHNANNGTRSPNVVRAATLPRNAYMPTNGKLQLQINNDDYPLESSAFVSRSPTPISRQQHLHQRATAFAANNRSGPGYRLVTSASLANVNHCQTNASHPTSPTRSESHSNLKDSNYNITGSQSNNSTMAQHRHNISRLQNLDIHDRCEDNYNHNNYNVSRSASRNHCCKEENANQTHQQNYNNVSKTTINANNHTGSNITLSINHQPNNNSYHNSKTNGGNNPTGAQLANGNLDEFSDLLRYADDEVSESKSQKGSQISISQLSNVASSGYQSFAAYSQSSSPVDLTSNNANGHILNSAPLAFANPVYHMESNHHGRNGRRGSTSSDEREGSNGGVENVRGVDLSPSPPLQQNARNLQRNGLQSHQWRQNNSAIRPGNNEQSQNNVCCTKLRRRLSLDSTRDLSDTSEEESCATRRSKSRSHRSIDQYEVEIERLQSSVDRLRARLGAAEDADVDGLGPDTKMKSIISSHSALYTQNRFFYAPQNVALISVEEELRREQQKMSAALSYKQRVIDAQEQQIAALDAANSRLMSSNTRLLSALSTLRERYHGNNTNNATNVGSNTTKQSNNGNSSASNNNQASDASALLQNIADIGELKSSTC from the exons ATGAGTACTACTTGCTGCCTAGTCCCTTACTTCCGTCGAAGTCGTCgtagaaggagaagaagaaggctCGTCGCGAAGCTAACGCGAATCTTAGCCAAGCTACGTCTTGTGCCTATGAGAAGGCGGAGGATGTGCGTCGAGCCTAAGGATCAGCCCCAAAGCGAGAGCAGCGATCGGGTCGTCAGTGCCATCATTGGTTATTTCACCGCTAGG AATTTCTTCTCGAAGCGATCGTTCCGATCGAATCCGCTGAAGAGGACGAAGAGCGTGACGAAGCTCGAGCGTCAGAAGCAGCGCGGAGTTGGTTTGGGCAGCGGCGCCGGTCTGCGCGGCTGTCGCTCGCACGAGTCGCTGCTCTGCGGCCAGGCTGTGACCTCGATGGACCTGGCCGCTGTGACACCGCTGCATCCGAGCCTCCTCAACAGGCCGCACTGCTTCCAGGTCACACCCAGCAACGGAGGACCCAAGTACTTTAGCTGCAGGACTGCTCACGAGAGGGAACAGTGGATGCACAG CTTACGCAAATCAGTGCAGCCGGAAGCCGAGCAGACGCGTCGGACGGACAATTCGCTGCAGATCTGGCTGCTCGAGGCTAAGGGCGTGCCGGCGAAGAAGCGCTACTTCTGCGAGGTATGCCTCGACTCGACGCTCTACGCTCGCACGACAGCGAAGCTCAAGGCCGATCTGTGCTTCTGGGGCGAGCGATTCGACTTCCATCACCTGCCGGCCGTCAATACCATCCAGGTGAACCTCTACAGAGAGGCCGACCGTAAGAAGAAGCGGGACAAGAACGTGCTGATCG GCTCAGTGAACATACCCGTGAACAACGTGACGTCGCGTTACCTCACGGAAAAATGGTACCCAGTGGTCGGGGACAAAGGTCCGCTGAAGGAACCTCCGGCACTTCGCGTCAAGTGTCGCTTCCAGTCGGTCGACATATTACCAGTTCAGGTCTACTCGGAGTTCCTCGAGTACCTGAAGACAGACTACGCGGCTCTCTGCGAAAAACTCGAGCCCGTGATCGGCGTCAAGGCCAAAGAGGATATCGCCACCGCACTCGTCGCCGTAATGCAGAGGGAGAAGAGGGCGCCCCAGTTTTTGGCTGATCTCGTTATGATGGACATTCACAGAATCG ACGACGAAAGGCTGACCTTCCGTGGCAACAGTCTGGCGACCAAAGCGATGGAAGCTTACCTGAAGCTGACCGGCGATCGTTATCTGCAAGAGACGCTCGGTCCGGTGGTTCGCGGCGCAGTCGAGGGAGGCGACTGCGAGGTCGACCCCCTGAAGGTAGCCTCCGTCGCAGCACTGCACAAACAACAGCAGAATCTCCGAGCCGCCGTCGAACTCGCCTGGAGCCGAATCCTCGCGAGTCACTCGCATTTCCCCGTCGAGCTGAGGGAGTGCTTCCGCATATTCAGGGAGAGACTTAAGGAGATGGGCCGAGAGGACATGGCCGATAATCTGATTTCGGCCTCGATTTTCCTCAGGTTTTTGTGCCCCGCGATTCTCAGTCCGTCGCTCTTCAACATTACGCACG AGTATCCGAACGAAAAGGCTGCGAGAAATCTGACGCTGGTGGCGAAGACCCTGCAGACTCTGGCGAACTTTACGAGATTCCAGGGAAAGGAGAATTTTATGGAATTCATGAACGACGTCCTGGAACGTGAAGCGCCTTCGATGAAAACCTTTTTGCAATTAATAAGC AGTTCGAAAGAAACGCAAAACAACTTGATGGAGTACGACGGCTACATCGACCTGGGCAAGCAATTATCGCTCCTACACGCGCTTCTCCGCGAGAGCGTCGCAACGACTTCGTCGAACTCTCCCTCATCGCCACCCTCCCGTCTCCCAGAGATCCTCGACAGGATCTCTCAGGCCCTCGATCAACCCGGGCCTTCGCCTGTACCCTCGACTCTACGCTATCCAAACCTCCAGAACAACATTTTTCGCTACAACGACCCGACCATCGCCAACAGCAACACCAACCTCTCGATCTCCGCGACCTCGACTCTCAGCAGCAACCACAGCACTCTGAACGGCACGATCGGCGACAGTACCGAGATCATTCAGAGCAATACACTCGGACACAATGCCAATAACGGCACACGAAGCCCGAATGTGGTTAGGGCTGCGACACTGCCCCGCAACGCTTACATGCCCACCAACGGCAAGCTTCAGCTGCAAATCAACAACGATGACTACCCGCTCGAGTCGTCGGCTTTCGTCTCCAGGTCACCGACGCCCATCAGTCGGCAGCAGCATCTTCATCAGCGAGCCACTGCCTTCGCAGCCAACAATCGCAGTGGACCCGGATACAGGCTGGTCACCAGCGCAAGTTTAGCTAATGTGAATCACTGTCAGACTAACGCTAGCCATCCGACTAGCCCTACGAGGTCCGAGAGTCACAGCAACTTGAAGGACTCGAATTACAACATTACCGGCAGTCAGTCCAACAACAGCACGATGGCCCAACACAGACACAACATCTCCAGGCTGCAGAACCTCGACATTCACGACAGATGCGAGGACAACTACAACCACAATAATTATAACGTGTCGAGGTCTGCGAGCAGGAACCACTGCTGTAAGGAAGAGAACGCCAACCAGACCCATCAGCAGAACTATAACAACGTCTCCAAGACGACGATCAACGCCAATAACCACACCGGCTCGAACATCACTCTGTCGATCAACCACCAACCGAACAACAACAGCTACCACAACTCGAAAACCAACGGCGGCAATAACCCAACCGGAGCACAACTAGCTAACGGTAATCTGGACGAGTTTTCAGACCTGCTGAGGTATGCCGACGACGAGGTGAGCGAGTCCAAATCGCAGAAGGGTTCGCAGATCTCGATCTCGCAGCTGAGCAATGTTGCCTCTTCTGGCTACCAGAGCTTCGCCGCCTACAGCCAGAGCTCTAGCCCCGTAGATCTCACGAGCAATAACGCCAACGGCCACATCCTCAACAGCGCACCTCTAGCCTTCGCCAACCCGGTATATCACATGGAGTCGAACCATCACGGTAGAAACGGCAGGCGAGGAAGCACCAGCTCCGACGAGCGAGAAGGTAGCAATGGTGGTGTAGAGAACGTAAGGGGTGTCGATCTCAGCCCATCGCCACCACTGCAGCAGAACGCGAGGAACCTGCAGAGGAACGGACTACAATCGCACCAGTGGAGACAGAATAACTCGGCAATCAGGCCGGGAAATAATGAACAGAGCCAGAACAACGTGTGCTGCACAAAGCTGAGGAGAAGGCTGTCGCTGGACTCCACGAGAGATCTGTCGGATACCAGTGAGGAAGAGAGCTGCGCCACAAGGAGAAGCAAATCCAGAAGTCATCGAAGTATCGATCAG TACGAGGTCGAAATCGAGAGGTTGCAGAGCAGCGTTGACAGACTGCGTGCCCGGCTGGGCGCCGCCGAGGACGCTGATGTCGACGGCTTGGGGCCCGACACCAAAATGAAGAGCATTATCTCCAG tcACAGCGCGCTCTACACACAAAACCGCTTCTTCTACGCTCCACAAAACGTTGC GTTGATATCCGTGGAGGAGGAACTGCGTCGCGAGCAACAAAAGATGTCAGCAGCGCTGTCGTACAAGCAGCGCGTGATCGACGCGCAGGAGCAGCAGATAGCCGCCTTGGACGCGGCCAACTCGCGCCTCATGTCGTCGAATACAAGACTGTTGTCCGCATTAAGCACCCTGAGGGAGCGCTACCACGGTAACAATACCAACAACGCCACCAATGTCGGCAGCAACACCACCAAACAGTCCAACAACGGCAATTCGTCGGCCAGCAACAACAACCAGGCCAGCGATGCCTCGGCGCTTCTTCAGAACATCGCTGACATCGGCGAACTGAAAAGCTCGACCTGCTAA